Proteins from one Leptidea sinapis chromosome 44, ilLepSina1.1, whole genome shotgun sequence genomic window:
- the LOC126977269 gene encoding ornithine aminotransferase, mitochondrial isoform X2, with protein MSSQRQHSSKEIFALEDKHGCRNYAPLPVALSRGRGAFVWDVEGKKYFDFLSAYSAVNQGHCHPRIIEVLKKQADVLTLVSRAFYSDKLGEFEQFMTTLFGFDRLLPMNTGVEGGESACKIARKWGYDVKKIPKDQAKIIFAEGNFWGRTLSAVSSSSDPTCYEGFGPYMPCFSLVPYNNIPALEKALQDPTVAAFMVEPIQGEAGVIIPDDGYLKKVRELCTKYNVLWIADEVQTGLGRTGKLLAVEWEGVKPDILILGKALSGGVMPVSAVMANNNVMDVITPGTHGSTYGGNPLACAVSTEAIKVLLEEKLVENAAKLESVFRAELEKIPKNMITCIRGRGLMFAIDVHESIPAYDVCSRLKEAGLLAKTTHGQTIRLAPPLVISEQQLIDGTRIIQQVLQQFKK; from the exons GTGCATTTGTATGGGATGTTGAGGGaaagaaatattttgatttcTTGAGCGCTTACTCGGCTGTGAACCAGGGACATTGTCACCCCAGAATTATCGAGGTTTTAAAAAAGCAGGCAGACGTACTGACTCTAGTATCTAG AGCATTCTACTCGGATAAGCTAGGTGAGTTCGAACAGTTTATGACGACGTTGTTCGGTTTCGACCGTCTCCTGCCGATGAATACAGGCGTGGAGGGAGGAGAGAGTGCATGTAAGATTGCCAGAAAGTGGGGGTATGACGTCAAGAAAATACCAAAGGATCAAGCAAAG ATAATATTTGCTGAAGGAAATTTTTGGGGCAGGACATTATCTGCCGTGTCGTCATCATCAGATCCCACGTGTTACGAAGGTTTTGGTCCGTACATGCCTTGCTTCAGCCTTGTGCCTTACAACAATATTCCCGCATTAGAG AAAGCACTGCAAGACCCAACGGTAGCTGCATTCATGGTAGAACCAATACAGGGTGAAGCTGGTGTAATCATTCCAGACGATGGTTACTTGAAGAAAGTTCGAGAACTCTGCACGAAGTACAACGTGCTGTGGATTGCGGATGAAGTCCAAACTGGCCTGG GTCGTACGGGTAAATTATTGGCCGTGGAATGGGAAGGCGTGAAGCCTGACATACTGATACTGGGCAAGGCACTCAGCGGCGGAGTTATGCCAGTGTCTGCTGTGAtggcaaataataatgttatggaC GTTATTACGCCAGGCACACACGGTTCAACCTACGGCGGCAATCCTTTAGCGTGTGCGGTGTCTACTGAAGCTATtaaa gtacTATTAGAAGAGAAGTTAGTAGAGAATGCAGCTAAATTGGAGTCTGTGTTCAGAGCCGAGTTGGAGAAAATTCCCAAGAATATGATCACATGTATTCGTGGTAGAGGACTTATGTTCGCTATCGATGTGCACGAAA GTATTCCCGCATACGATGTATGTTCAAGGCTAAAGGAAGCAGGTCTACTGGCGAAGACTACACATGGACAGACCATCCGACTCGCCCCTCCACTCGTGATATCAGAACAACAACTGATAGACGGCACCAGGATCATTCAACAAGTTCTCCAACAATTTAAGAAATAG
- the LOC126977291 gene encoding trans-1,2-dihydrobenzene-1,2-diol dehydrogenase-like isoform X3: MKDLGGGAVLDLGVYMLQFLQFVYKEAPTDIMCTGHISKTGVDESVSCALKYKDGRTATISGHTRATLTNRAEITGTKGTIAMEYFWCPTVLHISAANITEWTLPKGKFRFHFHNSAGLSYQIQECWDCIKAGLLESPKMTLDESILIAKLSDTIRAQLGVLDDAL; the protein is encoded by the exons ATGAAAGACTTAGGCGGCGGCGCGGTATTGGACCTGGGTGTCTATATGTTACAATTCCTACAGTTTGTTTACAAAGAAGCGCCGACAGACATTATGTGTACGGGCCACATAAGTAAAACCGGTGTTGATGAGTCAGTTTCGTGTGCGCTTAAGTACAAGGATGGAAGGACCGCGACCATCTCAGGACATACCAGAGCCACGCTGACCAACCGAGCCGAAATAACTGGCACTAAGGGCACGATTGCG ATGGAGTACTTCTGGTGTCCTACCGTACTCCATATATCTGCAGCCAACATCACCGAATGGACCCTGCCCAAAGGCAAGTTCCGGTTCCACTTCCATAACAGTGCCGGCCTCAGCTACCAGATACAGGAGTGCTGGGATTGTATCAAAGCAG GCTTATTGGAAAGTCCAAAGATGACTCTAGACGAAAGCATATTGATAGCAAAATTGTCGGACACCATACGAGCGCAACTCGGCGTACTCGATGATGCACTTTAA